One stretch of Castor canadensis chromosome 14, mCasCan1.hap1v2, whole genome shotgun sequence DNA includes these proteins:
- the LOC109701484 gene encoding olfactory receptor 7E178-like isoform X2 — translation MEPQNLTVVLEFLLLGLSDDPEMQSMLFGIFLLIYLITVLGNLLIILMVSSDSHLHNPMYFFLSNLSWADIGFSSTTIPKMLVNIQIHSKSITYAGCLTQVSFFFFFGCLDNILLAVMAYDRLVAICHPLYYPVIMNPHLCALLVMVSNSISLLESQSHYLIVSQLTFCTDVEIPHFFCDPPQLIKLACDNISTNNILIYLIGAVFGGIPISVILYSYTCIISTILRVPSTSGKYKAFSTCCSHLSIVCLFYGTGLGAYFSSAISHAHREVMIASVMYTMVTPMLNPFVYSLRNRDIKKALGRLLSKKLNIST, via the coding sequence ATGGAACCACAGAATTTAACAGTTGTCTTAGAATTCCTCCTCCTGGGACTCTCTGATGATCCAGAAATGCAGTCCATGCTCTTTGGAATATTCCTGCTTATATACCTGATCACAGTACTTGGAAACCTGCTTATCATCCTGATGGTCAGCTCTGACTCCCACCTCCACaaccccatgtacttcttcctctccaacctgtcctGGGCTGACATTGGTTTCAGCAGCACTACAATCCCCAAAATGCTAGTTAACATCCAGATACACAGTAAATCCATCACCTATGCAGGCTGCCTAACTcaggtgtcattttttttcttttttgggtgtttGGACAATATACTGCTGGCTGTCATGGCCTATGACCGATTggtggccatctgtcacccttTATACTACCCAGTAATCATGAACCCCCACCTGTGTGCCTTGCTGGTCATGGTGTCAAATTCCATCAGTCTTTTGGAGTCGCAGTCCCACTATTTGATAGTGTCACAGCTTACCTTCTGCACAGATGTAGAAATCcctcatttcttctgtgaccctccTCAACTAATTAAGCTTGCCTGTGATAATATCTCTACCAATAACATATTAATTTATCTCATTGGTGCAGTCTTTGGTGGCATTCCAATCTCAGTGATCCTTTACTCTTATACTTGCATTATTTCCACTATTCTGAGAGTCCCATCAACAAGTGGGAAATATAAAGCCTTCTCTACCTGTTGCTCTCACCTCTCAATTGTGTGCTTATTTTATGGAACTGGCCTGGGGGCATACTTTAGTTCTGCTATTTCACATGCCCACAGGGAGGTTATGATAGCCTCAGTGATGTATACAATGGTCACACCCATGCTGAACCCCTTTGTCTACAGTTTGAGGAACAGGGATATCAAGAAGGCCCTTGGGAGGCTTCTTAGCAAAAAACTTAACATCAGTACCTAG